The genomic DNA gatatggaagagtgcacagtgcgcacttctttcatcagcaggagcgcgcgcagcccgaatataattaaataatatttgtccgtttctcggttttaggttcgtgtattggtcagcaaaaagtagcatacatagcataacaacatccacatgcaataatacaacaataacgtctaacagtgacctgctcatttagacaacattacacagccctatggctaagttaccttcagttagttttgttctggcatacctttaacgtctggcattaaacagctgtagtgttctggcaactgtctaccttgttattgctcatctggaataacttctctagctgcctccatcctccatcctttctgttttgtttgtttaaagaacttgcgatatccatgatgagtaggagttagtgaattagcttcacattgtgtgctgatagcggagtaaaagaaaacaacacgtagcctagttgcgcgcctgcgtgcataatctctcctgttcagacgaaatgtgtgcgcgtggatatagctatatagcgcattaagttaattttgataacgtattgactgactttttcttaaaatagaggattgtaaatagcctgatggtaggcagctaatgggatgctgtgcatattgggtgggtacggcatggcatgccaatttggtgtgaatacacacacacacacacacacacaagggaaatgtaataatgataatgatcaatagtgagaactaGCTTCTGACTAcagctgcggctgctgcgtttattctgaaataatctatttaagtcataagccccgagagaccgtaagcaagtgcctaaaaccccccttagctgttctaaaatcagtgtagcctAAACTATGGACTAGAGtgacttattgcttttctaaaacggtaactatacgtcgatgtattcatagataatcattcttccgccaatacATATTTCTTCCATAGTcctggttgccatgcaacatcgacacgcagccactttaacttttgtgcaagttgtggtagtgcattaacgaaatgcggtcaaggtgtatgtttgtgttggattttataactTAGGAAGCCTAGGAACTTAGGAACTTAGGAAGCTTAGGAAGCCTTCCCAAGTctccattacgcgccgcccatgcctcacgcacgagcaagtcggtctcttctggagtagacgtaactccgccatgataataccaacagaccattgaacaatgcgccaggcttttaaagggaatgagagtgtgaaatctaattggtttatagcatgctacgcccaaaagacacccacgactaattaactaaattaagacaaccccttttcactttgcgctgagcgcaatgttcacttttcaagctgtcattatagccttttgcgctaggaccgcccccaaagaaactagcgcgagtgacttgcgacaatgcccagttgatcctgataatagagcccCTTATGTCCTTTTGTTTTCTGAGGGGTACAGCTCCATAGAgctccattcattctgcacttgCTCATGAGCTCCCCCACATGGGACCCAGAGTGTAACTGCAGTCAGTTCCGAAACCGGAGTTTTCAGAGAGGGAAAGTTctccttattagacattctctgctatGACTCAAGGTTTAATTATCTAAATTAACAGACATTTAACTGGTTGGTCATTTTGGATTGAGATAAATGTGGATATTTGTGTAATTGGTTATATTGTGCCTGTTCCAAATTGTGTTTCAGGTAGCAATGGGCTCAAAGATTGAGCGTagaatggggggagggggattgGAGCATATCATGCTGTATCCTGACATGCTGCATTTTCTCCTCAAATGTTAAAAGCTGTTACTGACATTTCTAAGATTATGATAATGTCTGAATTGCTGTTCTGGTTGTTCAGATCACAAGTAAATGGAATGCTCCACACTACCATCTAGTGACAACTTGTGGGACTGCAGTATTTGCAACAGGATATTAGCCGTATGAGACCAAGGCCATGATGAGAAAAATGTAGATTCACCTCCaccacccgcgcacacacacatgaaaatgtTGATATTCAAAGGAATatcattatttacattaagAAGGATCTCTGTCACAAAAGAATCTAAATGCTTTTACTCATTATGTCCTTCAGCTCTGGCACTCTGTAACCTCTACAAACGAGTTAACCAATGATATCTGCAGTGTTTACACTGCCGCTGAGATTCTTCACTATTATGAGTCAGAAGGAAAAGTCTTGTCATGTTCCTTTAGCTGCCCattcagtgtatgtgtgaaaagAACATCTAGCAAACAGGAAATGTCATTCAAccattccagccaatcaacatgtAGCTTCGGATGcacgggagggaggggtgtCATCTGACTGCCTTATGAGCTTGCATATCAACAACTTCAACTGAAGtcttaagctgtgtgtgtgtgtgtgtgtgtgtgtgtgtgtgtgtgtgtgtgtgtgtgtgtgtgtgtgtgtgtgtgtgtgtgtgtgtgtgtgtgtgtgtgtttgtttctagaTCCTTATGGAAATGCTGTTAAGAGAGCTCTGCCCTGAGCTGTCTGTTGAAATGGACCAGATTGGACCCGATTCGTTCTTCACCGAGAAAACGTTTACAAAACACTCCTAGTTTGTCACCAACTTATCACAAAGCTTCTTTTAATCTCTCTCACTGCACTCAATCACAGACCGCCCCAAACCCCACCCCAAATACacataaaagaaagaaatgggaTAATAGTGGCAGCTCACCTCTCACCCTTCTGATCACACTAATGCACTTCAAACTACACATGCATAAATAACCACATCAAACGCCTATACTAAATGAGAACAAAAAAACCCAAAGTGTTGCTAAATGTTGGCGGCCATGCCAAGCTACATGGACTGAGGGCATGCAGTTAAGTGTCCTGCACAGGTGTTCActttattttgctttgtttAGCTGACTGGCTGTGAGCCAGATGCAGCTCtgttctgcctctctcctctcgtcctcaGCCCATTCCCCAGCGGGTGAAGCCCTGTTCTGGAGCGTTATACGGTTGGGATCACTGTTGACTGTTGGCTAACATGAATCGATTTTGAGCTTTAAATGCTGGGTATGTGCCCTTTCTTCCAGTCCTCACAGGAAGGAGGTCCTACTGTCTTTTTTGTCACGTTTTACATTATTGTACCTTTTTTTAATGTTTCTGcttttgtgtgcacacacataaccTGTACCATTTGTCAGTTTATTgtttcattttaaaataatttcagGACGTTGCATGACATCTCCTCAGAGGATATAAGGTATTCATTCTGTACAGTtgtttggaaaaaaagaaaaaaataattgttacaTTTTGGACACAAAGAAGTGACTTAAAGGATTCTTTTATGTTATTCTTTTGTATGTCTTATGACGCATCATTGTGAAATTGTACACTGTGAAAAAGTATGGTGTTGTAGTAATGTAGAGGCAGATATTTATTTTATACAAAAAAACTTGAAATAAATTCCAAATGAAATATTACTCTTTGTGTTCTTTTGTATGGTTTTGTTCCGATTAGCCTACCaacatcagatcagatcaggaTCCTTTTATGTAAAGGATACTGTGGACAAGACGAAATCAATAACTTCTCTTTTTAACTTATTATTAAATTTTCTTTCATATGGCTCATGGAGCAGGGTTATATGAAAAATATAACCCCCATTTTATTTACTCCCATTTTAATACATCTCTGTAAACAAAAATAGCATGTCTAAATTTGATATGATTCTCACTTCCATgtggtatacagtacattgtgtgAATATTCCGTTTACTTGCAGGTATTTGTATTTATGAGTGTTTAAGTGTGACTACttcacctcagtgtgtgtgtagcttcagGGGTCGTGGACATTGAGAACATTTTACCCTCTGAATGCCCGTGGACGCATTTAGTGGGTGGGTACAGTGTTGTGAAACAGAGAGGGCAGAGGGTGCCAAGAAGGCTGGTGTGGCCGTGGCATACAATAACCAAGAAGGGGCATCATGGGCACAGGAATGAGAGCGGGGCTAATGGCCTGTTCTCTCTTCTCCAGACGCACATCTACATGTCAGTGGGGTCTTGATGTGCTTGGACAGTTGACGCTTTCAGGACATACAGGCACGTTTAAATTGTGATTAATAATTAGTAGTCATGTGATCCAGTGAGACATTATGTAAGGGTAAAGTTACTTCCATCTTAGGATCTCTCTCTCAAGATATCTGTAATACAGAGACCCACAATTTAAGCAAATGTCCCCTTTACAACCACCTGTtgacacacacaggaatctGTTTAGGTAGAGATGACTCACTGACAGACAGTCTATACAAAGTGCAAATGAAACCATCTAGGGTCACAGGACGTGACTGAGGATATATGACCAAGGTCAGCACCTAAACATCTAGTTTTTCTGATTTACTCATTTATTGTTCATATTCAGATTAAAATGCATTAGGCATTTTTAAAGCAAAAATAACTCCCACAGGAAAAATTAAGGTCAAGCTACAACATTCGCAGTCTGTAAAGACAGACTGTCTTTACATTTCTTGTAACCTACAGATAATGTAACACGATGTCATGTCGTTGGTAAGTATGGGCGTTTTATAATGATTTCTTCAAATGATTAACATCCAGATACTCTGCGCTAAATGTAGAACTCCGACACCTCCCCCCGGTTTCCCTGTGAAGATTGACATCGCCCAACCTCAGCCAGTGCGTACGTGAGCTTTCGCACAACTCTCTGCGCTCCGCTGGAAGCCGCGCTGCCGGTTACGTGTGGAGAGCAGCATGCGCTCTCGCTCTATCGGCTAATAGAACCGGTCACGTGGTCCAACCAGGGCTCACCGCCAACTGCCTAGGGGCGCGGCAACATCTAGGCTACATGTGCATCTGTTTTTCTGACAGAGCTACCTACAGTAAGCGACAAGAGGAAGACCCTATCTGTGAGACGCATCTCTAGGACTAATCTTCCCAAGACGCTcgattttgtttgtgtgaaagcGATTCGATTGCACCATGTTGCTGCTGGAATCAGATTCACAGGTATGAATTAATATTTTAAGATATATGGTTCATTTATGAGAAATGTTACCCAGTACGTGTTATTATAAAAGGGACGTTACCGAGTTGCTCTGATCGTCTTGTCTCCAGAGGAAGGCTGCACTTGGAATTCCATTAAGGCTGCTTCAATCAAATATTAGCACTCTAGGCATGCACTCTCCTTCCAGTCAAGGAAttaacgtttttttaaaaaaaaacctttatttAAGTCTTGGGGACCGGGGTACAGATTTAACAACGCAATTCTAGTTATTATACCTTACTTACTGTAAACATTTGGAAGAAGGTATCGCCCTATTGCGCTGCTAAATATTTTCagggaaataataataataaaaaaaaccttattAAATAAAATAAGCGTTTGCTGAGAAGATTAAAAGACTAATTTTATGGGCAAGATTTCTAATGAATTAATGGCAGTGGCGCATGCTCGCTCCCTCGCATTACAGGAAATAACTGCACGACTTCAAGTGTCAAAACAGCAGTTTTGGATGAATTATTTCTTAAGCAGGAAATGCATTATTTTGGACATGAAAACACGCATTGTACtgcatagtagcctactgtgctgcagaaatgcaatattttggaCATGCAAATACTACAGTActgcactgtaggcctacttctgcAGTATAGGCTAACTGCAATTATTTTTGTATGGGTATGTCTAgattgtgagattgtgtgtaaTGCTGTTTTGTAGGCGTGTTGAATTTATAATGTGATTTTGCAGGTCGTAGGGTTTAAACTGAGCAGCTTCTTTAGACAGAAAAAACCCCAGTATCAGCTcatcatttacatgtattctcTGCACCCTGTGTCTGCAGATGGACTGTTCCGACAACTTATTTGAAGCCGGGTACGCAGTGAACTCCGGTGGGGACAGCTGGGGGCAGTCTCCCGCACATCTAGCAGCTTTCGGCGGACAGGCCTTCTGCCTGCTCTGGCTCCTGCAGACAGGAGCAGACGCTAACCAACAGGTGAGCCCTCAGGCTGTTCTTTAAAATGTAAAGCGTAACACAGAGCCGTAATCAAATTTTTAATATACAAAAATGCATGGACCTAACCTCATCACCACTAAATTAAATGATTGTATgattatttctgtctttctattAAAGGACATCTCTGGGGAGACGCCTGTTCACAAAGCCGCCCGAACTGGGAGCCTAGAATGCCTCAGCGCTCTAGTGGCCAGCGATGCCCAGCTTGAGTAGGTGTTGTCAAAGCGCTTGATCATAAGGAATCTTTCTTTGACTGTTAACTTGGCAATAAGTATTTACCTTCATATATATATTCACTATATACCTTTTACCAACAGGACTTGTAACAACGATGGCAAGACTGCGGAGGATTTGGCGTGGCAATACGGCTTCACAGAGTGCGGTCGCTTCCTAAGCACGCTGCGTCTCACGCGGCACCGCAAAGGCTGCATTGGTGTGCCCGAGGAGAGCGCGCATGTGGCGCGGTCCGATATGCTCAGCTGCACAGCGGCCGGACAGAAAAGGGCGCGGGTCAGTCCTGACGCCCAAGACGGAAAGAAATCTCGTGATTGGTGACACATTTGACACCAGAAAAAGGGAAACTGAACAAGTGTCAGCCATAGTAGCTCCGCACCACAGTCGAGGAAGTGTCACCCAGCGCCGCGGGGAAGGACTGCTAACTCACTCTCTACCCGCGCCGTCCGTGCTGGGTGCACTATCAATAAGGAGATTCAATCCCATGTGAGGACGGACAACATGTCTGGTTCTGAGATGGGATTTTTTGTGTGCAAAGGGGTGGAAAAAGGCGGTCAGGTGAAAGTCTATGACAAGGTGAAGAATAAGGTAGAAATGTACGTTTAATGGGACTGGAACAACTCAGGGAACAAGGATAGGTATTTTAATAATTACATTTCTGCCTGTTGGCATTTTACGGTCTGCTGACAGTATCAGTGCCAGCTTACAGCTGGTGTCAGAGCGTCCAACCTGACCTGAATGGAGAAGGCTGAAAATATCTGTACAGTATTGTGAAATAAAACAGGActctgttttttaaaaatagccAGTCTCATGATATGCCTTATTTTTGCAAGTATCTGTGTTGATGATCTATCCATTGATAGATCTCCCCATCCTCTAGTTctttcatacactcacactaacactcaTATGGTCTTGGGTCTTTGAGGAAGGCAAAGGTTGTAGTATGCCTGCTGGTCCCAAAAATCAGGCCCTTTCCATCCACACCAGCCCTGTAAAAACAAGCACGTACTGTATTCAACACATGGTGTATGCTTTTAAGGTGGAGATACTAGATAGATCATTTTATTAATCCCCAAAGCAATATTATGATGTTTCAGCAGCAATTAATAATGTTaacatataccacacacatacacacaagtacatTTTAAATACATTTAGGATATGAAATTAATTGATCATAACAAACTATGGCTATCCTGTCCTGGCACAAAGAGGAGTTGTTGTAATTTGTTATAGCAGTGGGCAGGAATGACTTTCTATAACAGTCTGCTATGCAgtcagtgtcacacacaattATGTCTGTCAGTCTGAACATTTGTCTCTTGTCTTTTAGCTGGGGTTGGTAGAAGTTTAATTTGAGAACAGAGATGAAAATTTTGATCACCCCAGGAAGAATAGCTGCTGCTTTACAAAAGCTAATGGGGATctaaataaaaagaaaacaaacaaacaaaacaaacatatgACTGTTGCCGGCATCATAGGCCTTCCAACCTCACATgtgcagcacatactgtaggttgaaCACTTTTTCTAATTTTGTCATGACATTTGCAACGCAGCCCAGGCTATCCGATGAGCTTTGTGTTCAAAGGTACTTCATAAGTCATTTTCATACTCAGGTTCAGCTCAATTACAGTCATATCAGTCGCACCCAGATGTAGTGACTTCCGGTTttaaaggggaggggaggaaaagggagagtgaaagtgaaTCATACCAAAGTCCGACTGTCACCATTCAAGGGAAACTCCCATTCAGAGATTTATTAGCTTTTTATTACAACGCTTAAGCTCAAGTCATCTTAGTaaccctctcttgctctcatttGTTAATGATTTTCTAGAGGCGTCGCACACGACCGTTCAGCCTAGCTGAGTTCAATCTCAATCGTACCTTCTCAGTGATGGTCTGAATGTCCTCCCCACCAGTGTAGTGAGGGTCCAGGATGAGGTATCGGATCTCCCCCGAGCTCTCGCTCCACGCAACACCAAGGATGGTGTGTGCTAGTACGCCACCTCCTGTTGGGAGTGACCACAGCAACATGCAGTTCATGTAAATAGGTACTCCAGTAAGTCAACTAGAACAATTTCTGTCGTCTGTGGCATGTAATGCCATTCATCTCAGTGGGCCACTCACCAATCATGACTGGGGTTCCTTCAGTCTCAAAATGGTTTGCTAGCTCTCGTCCTTTTGTGGCTAGCTCAGAGCCTTGGCTTGAAAGACAAGAACAAACTGACGTGACTGAAGACATTTCACTGATGAAGTGAAGTGAAAGACACTAACAGCACACAATTTTTCTACACTCAAATTCAGTAAAACTATATTTACCTGACAAACATGATTTTGGATGTGACGTTCAGCAGCTGATCCAGCACAGCTTGCACCTCGATTGAGCCGATCCACTGGCGTGAGCCCACAAAGGCAGCAGGCTTGTCTCCCACATCAACAAGCGCCTACCAGGCACAGagcaaatggaaaaaaatgctTTTCATGGTTTCCATACTACCCAATGACACAATgtatatataaacataaacataaacaaatatggtttTGAAGATAACCCCTTCTCAAATGTATTCAAAAACCAAACCCTGTCATCACAACAACTGGggagctctgctgtgtgtgtgtgtgtgtgtccaggtgtctgAGTATGCGTAAGGAGCAGCTGCATGTGATCAGCACAGTTCCACTGATGAAAGGGCACCTGTAAGCCGCCTGTGCATGTATTTCCTGTATGATCTATTGTAATGACCATAATATCGATGAGCAAGaatgccatcatcatcatcatcatcatcacgtCAGCATCTCTGAGCCCGTGGACCCGCACCTGTCGGCCGTGTGTACGTACCTGCTGGATCTCCTTGTGGGTGGGCACCGTCCGCTCCACATAACCCTGCTGCTGGACCCACGAGCAGATGGTCTGCAGCGAGCGGTAGGCGCAGCCCCAGCCGTTATCATCCACACGGTCCTGCATGTAGTGGTGGTAGCTGTACACACCCTGCACCAGGTACAGCTGAGGGAGGACAGTCACACATGTGGATGTTTGTATCTTCTCCTTTTGCTTCCTCTACAGTAGGTACTGTATATGATGACTGGTCAGATGTTGCCATGGTCAATAGAGCACTCTTAAAAGTGGCTAAGTGACATCTAATGCAACATTTACACTCGGGTCATATCATATGCGACAGATAATATGCTCATTttcaacacagacatacactatattgccaaacgtattgggtcacctgccttgacccccatatgaacttcagtcacatcacttccttaatccatagggcttaatatgacattaatccacctttgcagctataacagcttcaactcttctgggaaggctttccacaaggtttgatgtgactgaagttcatatgggagtcaaggcaggtgacccaatacttttggcaatatagaaTATAATAAACATATAACAAATACATTAACATTAAGCCTTCTAATTAAGCTGATGTCCAATGAAGTTAACTTACATTAGCTCCCTCAAGGTTTGGGTGATTAAGGTGTTCGTGAGGATTGCGGAGGTAGCCATCTTTGTACGGCTGGTCAGGAAAGTGATAAGCATTTGCACGCCTGAAGTATGGCCTGTCTTCTGAGAGGTTGTATTTTTTGTGCAGCTCCTAAAAAAATAGATGCATTTTTGAGAAAACTATCTCTCTTCAATTTCACCTAACTCACAACAAAATTGGACAAGGACGTATAATATTACACATTGTAGTAATACAGTACACTGTACTTTAGTGCAGCTTAAAATGTGATATTACCACTAGGTGGCGACAGTTAATTGCTATCAATATCAAGCTAAACTCATGACATTAACTATTTATATGTTAGAGACATATGTGTTTTAAAAATAATATCAAGAATGCAGACAAATTCATTAAACATGCAGTCAACCACCGATTATGTGTGTTGAGCAATCATCATACAGGGAGTAAACCACGTAGCTGCTTCTATCATTTCTGTCAAGTCATTCAAAATTCTGTCAAGTCATTCAAGTCATTCATTTTGTGATACTTTTAAGTCCATAAGAAAAGATATGCCTTGCCTTTCTATATGACTCCAGCTGGTTCTCAGATACATTAGCAGGATACACCACGCTGACCAGTCCGTTAGGTTCAGGTAACATGAAGTGCAGCGGCTGAGGAACAGGAATGGCTGTTCCCTTCATGTGCTGTGTGACAACTCTCTCCATGTCAGACAACTGACAACACAATGCCCCAATGAGACGCTCACAAACACTGCAGGGGCAAGAGGACAGGATAACAGGATAGATGTGGCCATCTCTTCACTGTAAACCTGTGTAAGCTATTTATTTTGTATCCGACCAGAAATGTTAGATGTTCAGACTAGACAGAGAGTATGTAGACATGTAGATATAAAAGAGGACTCACGTTACAACACTCTCCTCAGCAGCTGTGGAAATCACACAGTCCATGGGGAGGATCATGCTCAAAGGGTGGCGCTTCTTCTCAGTGGAAAGGTAAGGAGCAggacagctctcctctcctggtacTGTCACCTCCGCCATCAAAGTCAAATTAATGACCGTCTGTGGGTTGTCAGGGATAAAGGAATATGAGACAATAAGAAAGGGCCATATGATGCTGCTTAActactctggctggccatgctcagccatgctgctccgacgcgcggttcgggggtggtgtgtgggttcgcctgggggggaggcattggggggggcattgtgggtgggtggatgttgcgtgcgtggtggatgggtggatgtttgcatgcgtggtggacgatgtgcgggatgcctcttcgggtttaactgggtaacctattcatacgcacctgtccccacaaaagaggtgtgtaaaagcgttttgtaaaccctctatagtataaccatttatatcaccattgatatacttattaatacttaatatgacttacagtaatactaacacactctatttctcttccctttcccctatacctcacctgtgaggtaaaccattaccagccatcaaccatctctgtgcctgtccctcatcacacctgaagtcacatccctatgactgccctaccatcgcctgctgtggttccctgcccgaatctttggccctcggatctcagcgacccatcaccttccgaaataactaatggattactaatggacaatttattccctacactggactatttgaacgttcattctcattgtaactttcaaactacaaatgactactgtaactgacccaaggcagatgggttgggcccttgagtcgtgggtctgtctgaggtttcttcctatatgtatctccaattctagggagtttttccttgcccctgttactcatgggctctctttgaatgtctaacactctgtaaagcgccttgagacatgtgtaatgtattggcgctctataagcgacattaaattgaaattgaattgaaattgaactgTCCTTAAATGCATCAGTTTCCCCAACATCCATCACAAGGTGCTATCTGAGAGCTCACCAACACATGTTTCTtgtctttccttttcttcttacCCCCTCCACTCCAGTCCTCTACTCTGTGATGAGAGAAGATGAAAGGTAAACATGTGCTCCGCAAACTAGATTAGGTATATAGGATAACCTCACAAGTAGTGTGACTGTGATACTCACTCAATATGTTTCTGGAGGTCTCCACATGGCGTATTGGCTGTAACATTTCCTGCAGTGGCTTGGCAGTCTTGATTTGGCCAAATGAATACTGGACTGTTGCACACATGGAAAACGAATGACTCCTCTCTCACTTTGGCACGCAAGTCATTGAAAGTCGTTGACAGCGATCTCTGTGATTGTGAGACTACGGGGAATAGATGGGAGTCGTTGTGATTAAATCAAGTGAAGTAATTATGTCTAACACCGAGAGGTAAAAAGAGCAAACAGCTGGTCAATAACGTGGTTTACCGTTAGAGTTCTCCAACCAACACGAAAACTCCAATGATCCACAGATACGAAAGATGACAGTGCTGTCAGACGGAGCCTGAACCAAAGAAAACATATATCAATGCTGCACGTAAATTACAGATTCCCTCGAGTTCTTGTAATCTAGCAGTAAGATGCAAGCTAACGTGAGCTAATGAAAAACAGTGAGGTAGGCTATGCATGCTATCTGATTATCCTTTGTGCTATTTAATTATGAACATGCTCGTGTAATCTACGGTAATATACGCACCATGATATGAGCAGAAATCTAAACTATCAAGTGTTACTATCGATCATTTATGTCTACAAATTCAGACACCGGCTCAGACTGTAAACATCAGGAGGCCGCCATATTTGACAGCCGGAAATCAACGTGGCTTTGCCTTCAAGTCTCCGCCCACTTTTCCTCAAGGGCTGCCAGTGACGAGACAAAATAGAAGCATGCTGTCTTGTTAATAAGCTACTGTTTATTGTGGGATGTTATGTGCAGTCTTATTGCGCAGAAAATGTAAGAGTCTTTATAATTGCACATTGTAATATAGGCTACTGCCACGAGAGAATAGACTTATCTGTGGAATCAGATTTTTCGGAATTTTATTTGAATAGCCAAAGaataacatacacagacacacacacatttaaggcATAACACTGCTGAAAGGACAAATTATTTCATGTTTAAAATCATCCTGAATTACAAAGTTTTACTATTTTCCTAAAAATAAATCTTTCCCCCTGCCTATTCTACAAATTCCTGTAGGACAGGGCAGGGTAAGGGGGAGATGGCTTGACACttgacacaaaataaacaagagGAAACAAGCCTCTCTGATGCAATGTGACTGTAATTATTGGCTTTTGAGTCTCTGGGCTCTCTCCAACTCTTTTTCCTCAAATCGGATCCTGATCCTTTCGATTGTGTCTTTATCTGTGGGAGGAAGTATACATCACACACAAGGACTTCTTGATGCATCGATCATACATCAAGAAACCCTTGCACATGAACTAGGCTAATACATTTTCGTCAAGGCACCCAAACACATGCATAGAAAATATATAACAAGAATATTCTCAATGATGCTATGTTATGCACATCTATGCATAACAGGCATTACATTTATTTGGCACAAGAGAAAGCACTGACTGCACATTAAATAATCTATgtggttattgttattgtagCCTCACAGTGAATGTGAATACTTAAGCTCTATTTTACCATTGCTTTCAG from Sardina pilchardus chromosome 2, fSarPil1.1, whole genome shotgun sequence includes the following:
- the ankrd37 gene encoding ankyrin repeat domain-containing protein 37, with the translated sequence MLLLESDSQMDCSDNLFEAGYAVNSGGDSWGQSPAHLAAFGGQAFCLLWLLQTGADANQQDISGETPVHKAARTGSLECLSALVASDAQLETCNNDGKTAEDLAWQYGFTECGRFLSTLRLTRHRKGCIGVPEESAHVARSDMLSCTAAGQKRARVSPDAQDGKKSRDW
- the ufsp2 gene encoding ufm1-specific protease 2: MAPSDSTVIFRICGSLEFSCWLENSNVSQSQRSLSTTFNDLRAKVREESFVFHVCNSPVFIWPNQDCQATAGNVTANTPCGDLQKHIEVEDWSGGGKKKRKDKKHVLTVINLTLMAEVTVPGEESCPAPYLSTEKKRHPLSMILPMDCVISTAAEESVVTVCERLIGALCCQLSDMERVVTQHMKGTAIPVPQPLHFMLPEPNGLVSVVYPANVSENQLESYRKELHKKYNLSEDRPYFRRANAYHFPDQPYKDGYLRNPHEHLNHPNLEGANLYLVQGVYSYHHYMQDRVDDNGWGCAYRSLQTICSWVQQQGYVERTVPTHKEIQQALVDVGDKPAAFVGSRQWIGSIEVQAVLDQLLNVTSKIMFVSQGSELATKGRELANHFETEGTPVMIGGGVLAHTILGVAWSESSGEIRYLILDPHYTGGEDIQTITEKGWCGWKGPDFWDQQAYYNLCLPQRPKTI